Proteins encoded in a region of the Bacillus methanolicus genome:
- the deoB gene encoding phosphopentomutase: MDSYTYKRIFLIVMDSVGIGEAPDAEKFDDKGADTLGHIAEKMGGLHMPNMGKLGLSNIREIKGIEKAEKPLAYYTKMKEASNGKDTMTGHWEIMGLHISTPFKVFPDGFPAELISELESRTGRKVIGNKPASGTEIIEELGEEHMKTGSLIIYTSADSVLQIAAHEEIIPIEEQYKICKIARELTLDEKYMVGRVIARPFVGEPGSFKRTSNRHDYALKPFGRTAMNELKDSGFDVIAIGKISDIYDGEGVTTSLRTVSNMDGMDKLLQSFDMDFTGLSFLNLVDFDALYGHRRDPIGYGKALEEFDARLPEVFSKMKEDDLLIITADHGNDPVHKGTDHTREYVPLLVYSKQFAEGKELPVRETFADIGATVADNFHVKMPDYGKSFLRDLK; encoded by the coding sequence ATGGATTCATATACATATAAACGTATATTTTTAATTGTCATGGACTCGGTAGGCATCGGAGAAGCACCCGATGCTGAAAAGTTTGATGATAAAGGTGCTGATACGCTAGGCCACATAGCTGAAAAAATGGGCGGTCTCCATATGCCGAATATGGGTAAGCTCGGCCTTAGCAATATAAGAGAAATTAAAGGAATTGAAAAAGCGGAAAAACCTCTTGCGTATTACACAAAAATGAAGGAAGCATCAAACGGAAAGGACACAATGACAGGTCATTGGGAAATAATGGGGTTACATATTTCAACGCCGTTCAAAGTATTTCCTGACGGTTTTCCTGCCGAACTAATTTCTGAGCTGGAATCGCGTACAGGAAGGAAAGTAATTGGAAATAAACCGGCAAGCGGAACGGAAATTATTGAAGAGCTTGGCGAAGAACACATGAAAACCGGGTCATTAATCATCTATACTTCTGCAGATTCCGTCCTTCAAATTGCAGCTCATGAAGAAATCATCCCAATTGAAGAGCAATACAAAATCTGCAAAATTGCCCGGGAGCTTACTCTTGATGAAAAATACATGGTCGGACGGGTCATCGCAAGACCTTTCGTTGGAGAGCCCGGCAGCTTTAAAAGAACATCCAATCGTCATGATTATGCACTGAAACCTTTCGGCCGCACGGCCATGAATGAGTTGAAAGACTCCGGATTTGATGTGATTGCGATCGGAAAAATCTCCGATATTTATGACGGAGAGGGAGTTACAACATCATTGCGGACAGTTTCAAACATGGATGGAATGGATAAGCTTCTCCAATCATTTGATATGGACTTTACCGGACTGAGCTTCTTAAATTTAGTTGATTTTGATGCACTTTACGGGCATCGCCGCGATCCGATAGGATATGGAAAAGCGCTTGAAGAATTTGATGCAAGACTCCCTGAAGTTTTTTCGAAAATGAAGGAAGATGATTTATTAATCATTACTGCTGACCATGGGAACGATCCGGTTCATAAAGGAACGGACCATACTCGTGAATATGTGCCGCTTCTCGTTTATTCAAAACAATTTGCGGAAGGAAAAGAGCTGCCTGTTCGTGAAACGTTTGCAGATATCGGCGCAACGGTAGCTGACAACTTTCATGTGAAAATGCCGGA
- the xerD gene encoding site-specific tyrosine recombinase XerD → MEDRLKDFMHFLIVEKGLAKNTIVSYERDLKSYLKYLKNIETITDLNHVQRTHIVHFLKYLKDQGKSSKTLARHVASVRAFHQFLLREKAADHDPTVHIESPQLERKLPKVLSLEEVETLLNAPRLDNHYGLRDKAMLELLYATGIRVSELIGLNVGDIHLTMGFVRCIGKGNKERIIPLGRTAANAIESYLNNGRRKFMTKKSTEEALFLNHHGKRLTRQGFWKILKRLTNEAGIEKELTPHTLRHSFATHLLENGADLRAVQEMLGHADISTTQIYTHVTKTRLKDVYSQFHPRA, encoded by the coding sequence ATGGAAGACCGTTTGAAAGATTTTATGCATTTCCTCATTGTAGAAAAAGGCCTGGCGAAAAATACGATCGTTTCTTATGAACGGGATTTGAAAAGTTATTTAAAATACTTAAAAAACATTGAAACAATTACAGATTTAAATCATGTACAGCGAACACACATTGTTCATTTTCTTAAGTATTTAAAAGACCAGGGCAAGTCTTCGAAAACACTTGCAAGGCATGTGGCATCAGTCCGGGCTTTTCATCAGTTTTTGCTGAGGGAAAAAGCGGCTGACCATGATCCAACCGTACATATTGAATCTCCGCAACTTGAGCGAAAACTGCCGAAAGTATTGAGCCTCGAAGAAGTTGAAACACTGCTGAATGCGCCTCGGCTGGACAACCATTATGGTCTCAGGGACAAAGCAATGCTGGAATTGCTGTATGCAACAGGCATCCGTGTCAGTGAGTTAATTGGCCTAAATGTTGGAGATATCCACTTGACAATGGGATTTGTCCGCTGTATTGGAAAAGGAAACAAAGAAAGAATCATTCCGCTCGGAAGAACGGCAGCTAATGCGATTGAAAGCTATTTGAATAACGGACGCAGAAAATTTATGACAAAAAAGAGTACAGAGGAAGCCTTGTTTTTAAACCATCATGGAAAACGGTTAACGAGGCAAGGTTTTTGGAAAATATTAAAACGCCTGACAAATGAAGCGGGAATCGAAAAAGAATTGACCCCCCATACACTGCGCCATTCATTTGCTACCCATCTTCTTGAAAACGGTGCTGATCTTCGTGCAGTTCAGGAAATGCTTGGGCATGCGGATATTTCTACAACACAGATCTATACGCACGTGACAAAAACGAGATTGAAAGATGTTTATAGCCAGTTCCATCCCCGTGCATAG
- a CDS encoding YqzK family protein, whose translation MKSWLKLAFQTVKVFILFTGCTILFYYGIMWINQEYQNYHRYDEPKGAAVKVSGYESGKDTSWLDRLKLFYLNGE comes from the coding sequence ATGAAATCGTGGCTAAAGCTCGCTTTTCAAACGGTTAAAGTGTTTATTTTGTTCACAGGATGCACAATTCTTTTTTATTATGGTATTATGTGGATAAATCAAGAATATCAAAATTATCATCGATACGACGAACCGAAAGGAGCGGCAGTCAAGGTTTCCGGTTATGAATCGGGCAAGGACACTTCATGGCTGGACCGCTTGAAACTTTTTTATTTAAATGGGGAGTAA